Proteins encoded by one window of Mycolicibacterium sp. ND9-15:
- the pth gene encoding aminoacyl-tRNA hydrolase yields the protein MAEPLLVVGLGNPGPQYATTRHNLGFLVADILADRMGSGFKVHKKSGAEVVTGRLAGRPVVLAKPRTYMNESGRQVAPLAKFYSVSPADIVVIHDELDIDFGRIRLKFGGGVAGHNGLRSVGASLGSNDFQRVRIGIGRPPGRTDGAKYVLSTFTSAEWKDVPTICEQAADATEILVAQGLEPAQNIVHAWA from the coding sequence ATGGCCGAACCACTTCTTGTGGTCGGCCTGGGCAACCCGGGGCCGCAGTACGCCACCACGCGGCACAACCTCGGGTTCCTCGTCGCCGACATCCTCGCCGACCGCATGGGTTCGGGGTTCAAGGTGCACAAGAAGTCCGGCGCCGAGGTGGTCACCGGCCGTCTCGCCGGACGCCCGGTGGTGCTGGCCAAGCCGCGCACCTACATGAACGAGTCGGGTCGCCAGGTCGCTCCGCTGGCCAAGTTCTACTCGGTGTCGCCCGCCGACATCGTCGTGATCCATGACGAGCTCGACATCGACTTCGGCCGGATCCGGCTGAAGTTCGGTGGCGGAGTGGCGGGGCACAACGGCCTGCGGTCGGTCGGTGCGTCGTTGGGCAGCAACGATTTTCAGCGGGTCCGCATCGGCATCGGCCGCCCGCCCGGCCGGACCGACGGGGCGAAGTACGTGTTGAGCACGTTCACATCCGCCGAGTGGAAGGACGTTCCGACGATCTGCGAGCAGGCCGCCGACGCCACCGAAATTCTTGTGGCGCAAGGTTTGGAGCCCGCGCAGAACATCGTCCACGCCTGGGCCTAG
- a CDS encoding oxidoreductase: MSDWTAADLPSFTGRTVVVTGANSGLGLVTARELAGAGAKVVLAVRNTAKGDEAAAAISAANSGQVEVRKLDLQDLASVRAFADSVDAVDVLVNNAGIMAVPYALTVDGFESQIGTNHLGHFALTNLLLPKISDRVVTVSSIMHFFGWISLKDLNWKARPYLAWPAYGQSKLANLLFTKDLQRRLTEAGSPVRAITAHPGYSATNLQGQTGNRFGTRFWLASNRLFATNVEFGARQTLYAVAKDLPGDTFVGPRFASRGPTGPTSVRSPLARDAQMATALWELSEQLTDTKFPL, from the coding sequence ATGAGCGACTGGACCGCCGCGGATCTTCCCTCCTTCACCGGACGCACCGTCGTCGTCACCGGCGCCAACAGCGGCCTGGGCCTGGTCACGGCGCGTGAACTCGCCGGCGCCGGCGCCAAGGTCGTCCTCGCCGTGCGCAATACCGCTAAGGGCGACGAGGCCGCGGCGGCGATCAGCGCCGCCAACTCCGGGCAAGTCGAGGTCCGCAAGCTCGACCTGCAGGATCTGGCGTCGGTGCGCGCCTTCGCCGACAGCGTCGACGCGGTCGACGTGCTGGTCAACAACGCCGGCATCATGGCCGTGCCGTACGCGTTGACTGTCGACGGGTTCGAGAGCCAGATCGGCACCAACCACCTCGGTCACTTCGCGCTGACAAATCTGCTGCTGCCCAAGATCAGCGACCGGGTCGTGACCGTGTCATCGATAATGCACTTCTTCGGCTGGATCAGCCTCAAAGACCTCAACTGGAAGGCGCGGCCGTATCTGGCGTGGCCGGCCTACGGCCAGTCGAAGTTGGCGAACCTGCTGTTCACCAAGGATCTGCAGCGTCGCCTCACCGAGGCCGGGTCACCGGTCAGGGCGATCACCGCGCATCCCGGTTACTCCGCGACCAACCTGCAGGGGCAGACCGGTAATCGGTTCGGCACGCGGTTCTGGCTCGCGAGTAACCGACTGTTCGCCACCAATGTCGAATTCGGTGCCCGCCAGACCCTGTACGCGGTGGCGAAAGACCTGCCGGGCGACACCTTCGTCGGCCCACGGTTCGCCAGCCGCGGTCCCACCGGGCCCACTTCGGTGCGCAGCCCGCTGGCGAGAGACGCGCAGATGGCGACGGCGCTGTGGGAGCTCTCCGAGCAGCTCACCGACACCAAGTTCCCGCTCTGA
- a CDS encoding phosphotransferase family protein, whose product MAGIALVRRDLTATRARLRDWFVDRYSDDVAVSELRTANRAAGWSSETLVFSAETDGQSSEYVIRIPPAGGGIFPDYDFDAQASTQRLLHDHGVATPSPILFEPDESWIGSKFLVMPRIVGHTPSDTSYATRGWLHDAGPVVQRRVHDSFVKTLARVHRVPVGQAPWLARPGGVGVTAELDWWQEYVRWGTGNQVPDVISEAFDWLRRRQPCPTVDLSICWGDARLSNAIFDDSGELVGALDWEQACICPAEADVAWWLATRKQMLEVNGLDLDPELAGFDSRAAVVARYEEMLGRPLQNLDWYEIFAMVRMGCCILRTQVLLRATGQSDHFLTRAPILPAWTTAAVRA is encoded by the coding sequence ATGGCTGGCATTGCCCTGGTTCGACGCGACCTGACGGCCACCCGGGCGAGGTTGCGTGACTGGTTCGTCGACCGGTACTCCGACGACGTGGCCGTGTCCGAACTGCGCACGGCGAACCGGGCCGCGGGGTGGTCGAGCGAGACGCTGGTCTTCTCGGCCGAGACCGATGGGCAATCAAGCGAATACGTCATCCGGATACCACCTGCCGGCGGCGGCATCTTTCCCGACTACGACTTCGACGCGCAGGCGTCGACGCAGAGACTTCTGCACGACCACGGTGTCGCAACACCGTCGCCGATTCTCTTCGAGCCGGACGAATCGTGGATCGGCTCGAAATTCCTTGTGATGCCGCGAATCGTCGGCCACACGCCGTCGGACACCAGCTATGCGACCCGGGGCTGGCTACACGACGCGGGGCCGGTGGTGCAACGCAGAGTTCACGACTCGTTCGTGAAGACCCTGGCACGGGTGCACCGCGTGCCCGTCGGGCAGGCGCCGTGGCTGGCGCGGCCCGGTGGTGTCGGCGTCACCGCCGAGCTCGACTGGTGGCAGGAGTACGTCAGGTGGGGCACCGGCAATCAAGTCCCCGACGTCATCAGCGAAGCTTTCGACTGGCTGAGGCGTCGCCAGCCCTGCCCCACAGTCGATTTGAGCATCTGCTGGGGTGATGCGCGGTTATCGAACGCGATCTTCGACGACTCCGGCGAACTCGTCGGGGCGTTGGACTGGGAGCAGGCGTGCATCTGTCCCGCCGAAGCCGATGTCGCATGGTGGTTAGCCACTCGCAAGCAGATGCTCGAGGTGAACGGATTGGACCTCGACCCCGAATTGGCGGGCTTCGACAGCCGTGCGGCCGTGGTCGCCCGCTATGAGGAGATGCTCGGCCGGCCACTGCAGAATCTCGACTGGTACGAGATCTTCGCGATGGTTCGCATGGGCTGCTGCATCCTGCGGACGCAGGTCTTGCTGCGGGCGACCGGGCAGTCGGACCACTTTCTCACCCGGGCGCCGATCCTGCCCGCCTGGACGACGGCGGCGGTCCGCGCCTAG
- the arsC gene encoding arsenate reductase (glutaredoxin) (This arsenate reductase requires both glutathione and glutaredoxin to convert arsenate to arsenite, after which the efflux transporter formed by ArsA and ArsB can extrude the arsenite from the cell, providing resistance.), protein MSESDGRPAAVIYHNPKCSTSRKTLDLLRENGIEPEVVQYLKTPPTRAELEKMISDAGIDVRTAVRKREPLYAELGLDGAGDDELLDAMAANPILIERPFVVTPKGTRLARPIDAVREIL, encoded by the coding sequence GTGTCTGAATCCGATGGGCGCCCCGCCGCCGTCATCTACCACAATCCGAAGTGCTCGACCTCGCGCAAGACTTTGGACCTGTTGCGGGAGAACGGAATCGAGCCCGAAGTCGTGCAGTACCTCAAGACGCCGCCGACGCGCGCCGAGTTGGAGAAGATGATTTCCGACGCCGGCATCGATGTCCGAACGGCGGTACGCAAGCGGGAGCCCCTCTACGCCGAGTTGGGTCTCGACGGCGCCGGCGATGACGAACTTCTCGACGCGATGGCCGCCAACCCGATCCTGATCGAGCGGCCGTTCGTCGTCACGCCGAAAGGCACCCGGCTGGCCCGGCCGATCGACGCGGTGCGCGAAATTCTGTGA
- a CDS encoding MlaE family ABC transporter permease, which produces MRLRRVGDAVLRVVDRIGEHAAFYALSIRYLPLAATRYRGETLRLVAEMTMGVGALVMIGGTVGVAAFLTLASGGIVAVQGYKSLGDIGIEALTGFLSAFLNVRIIAPVIAGIALAATIGAGSTAQLGAMRVSQEIDALEAMAVRSIAYLVSTRLIAGLVAVIPLYSLSVLAAFFAARFTTVYINGQSRGVYDHYFDTFLIPENLLWSFVQATLMAVAVMLVHTYYGYHASGGPVGVGVATGHAVRLSLILVVITTLFVSLAVYGASSGFTLSG; this is translated from the coding sequence GTGCGGTTGCGCCGCGTCGGCGATGCGGTGCTTCGTGTCGTCGATCGGATCGGTGAGCACGCCGCGTTCTACGCCCTGTCGATCCGCTACCTGCCGCTGGCCGCGACGAGGTACCGCGGGGAAACGCTGCGGTTGGTGGCCGAGATGACGATGGGCGTAGGCGCGCTGGTGATGATCGGCGGCACCGTCGGTGTCGCCGCCTTTCTCACGCTGGCGTCCGGCGGCATCGTCGCAGTGCAGGGCTACAAGTCGCTGGGTGACATCGGCATCGAGGCGCTCACGGGATTCCTGTCCGCGTTTCTCAACGTGCGCATCATCGCCCCGGTGATCGCGGGCATCGCGTTGGCCGCGACGATCGGCGCCGGCAGCACAGCGCAACTGGGCGCCATGCGCGTCTCGCAGGAGATCGACGCCCTGGAGGCGATGGCCGTGCGGTCGATCGCCTATCTGGTGTCGACCCGCCTCATCGCGGGTTTGGTCGCGGTCATCCCTCTCTATTCGCTGTCGGTGCTCGCGGCGTTCTTCGCCGCCCGGTTCACCACCGTCTACATCAATGGGCAGTCCCGCGGCGTGTACGACCACTACTTCGACACCTTCCTGATCCCGGAGAACCTGCTGTGGTCGTTCGTGCAGGCGACGCTGATGGCGGTCGCGGTGATGCTCGTTCACACCTACTACGGCTATCACGCCAGCGGTGGACCCGTGGGTGTCGGCGTCGCGACCGGGCACGCGGTGCGGTTGTCACTGATCCTCGTTGTGATCACGACGTTGTTCGTGTCGCTCGCCGTCTACGGCGCGTCGAGTGGCTTCACCCTCTCCGGGTAG
- a CDS encoding WS/DGAT/MGAT family O-acyltransferase, giving the protein MERLSGFDASFLYVESSDTPMHVCSLLELDTSTMPGGYTFDRLREALLQRIDALPEFREKVVDTVLNPDHPAWAEDDRFDIDRHLHRVAVPVPGGPREVAELCGQLASAPLDRGLPLWQMWVIEGLDGTDPRRGGRVAVLSKIHHAVIDGVSSAGLMSRLCSLAPDSQVPEPLSGAGEVSTLRLALGGAVNVATRPLQLAGLLSRTVWTAVDILRRMRAGRTMAAPFAAPATPFNAAVSGRRAVGFAELDLADVKSIAKRFTVTVNDVVLTLCSEVLRQYLIERDALPSASLIAAVPVSVHDRVRESGRNQTSVLFTRLETQLADPGERLRAVALDDSTAKEHSSSMDATLVMDWTRLMNHLVAAPMMYLYAHSPLSERPIHNLVISNVRGPTAPLYFLGSAITAMYPLGPIFHGAGLNITVLSHDTKLDVGIITCPDLVPDVWAMADGFSLALKHLLDAEPSAPS; this is encoded by the coding sequence ATGGAGCGCTTGAGCGGGTTCGACGCCAGTTTTCTCTACGTCGAGAGTTCCGACACCCCGATGCATGTGTGTTCGCTCCTGGAGTTGGACACGTCGACCATGCCGGGCGGATACACGTTCGACCGGCTCCGCGAAGCGCTGCTTCAACGGATCGACGCCCTGCCGGAGTTCCGCGAGAAGGTGGTCGACACCGTCTTGAACCCCGACCATCCGGCGTGGGCCGAAGACGACCGGTTCGACATCGACCGACACCTGCACCGGGTCGCCGTTCCGGTGCCGGGCGGCCCGCGCGAGGTCGCGGAACTCTGCGGCCAGCTCGCCTCCGCCCCGCTTGACCGCGGCCTTCCGCTGTGGCAGATGTGGGTCATCGAGGGACTGGACGGAACCGATCCCCGGCGCGGTGGCCGAGTGGCCGTGCTGTCGAAGATCCACCACGCCGTCATCGACGGGGTGAGTTCGGCGGGCCTGATGTCGCGACTGTGCAGCCTGGCACCCGATTCGCAAGTGCCGGAACCACTTTCGGGTGCAGGTGAGGTCAGCACGCTGCGCTTGGCCCTGGGCGGTGCGGTCAACGTCGCGACGCGCCCGTTGCAACTGGCGGGCCTGCTGTCGAGAACGGTCTGGACCGCCGTGGACATTCTCCGGCGGATGCGGGCAGGACGAACCATGGCCGCCCCGTTCGCCGCCCCGGCCACTCCGTTCAACGCCGCGGTCAGCGGCCGCCGCGCCGTCGGGTTCGCCGAACTGGATCTGGCCGACGTCAAGTCGATCGCCAAGCGCTTCACGGTCACGGTGAACGATGTCGTGCTGACCCTCTGCTCAGAAGTGCTGCGGCAGTACCTGATCGAACGTGACGCCCTGCCCTCGGCCTCGCTCATCGCCGCGGTGCCGGTCTCCGTGCACGACAGAGTGCGAGAGTCCGGGCGCAATCAGACCTCGGTGCTGTTCACGCGCCTCGAAACGCAACTGGCCGATCCTGGCGAGCGCCTTCGCGCTGTCGCACTGGACGACTCGACGGCCAAGGAACACAGCTCCAGCATGGACGCCACACTGGTCATGGACTGGACGCGGCTGATGAACCATCTCGTGGCGGCGCCCATGATGTACCTCTACGCACACAGCCCGCTCAGCGAGCGGCCCATCCACAACCTGGTGATCTCCAACGTCCGCGGACCCACTGCACCGCTGTACTTCCTCGGTTCGGCCATCACCGCCATGTATCCGCTGGGGCCCATCTTCCACGGCGCCGGACTCAACATCACCGTGCTGTCGCACGACACGAAACTCGACGTAGGGATCATCACGTGTCCGGATCTCGTACCTGACGTGTGGGCAATGGCGGACGGCTTTTCGCTGGCGCTCAAACACCTGCTCGACGCAGAACCGTCTGCACCGTCCTGA
- a CDS encoding LpqN/LpqT family lipoprotein, with amino-acid sequence MSRRGFALLTGAVAVVAAAGCGTEPPDYQSVWSTSSAPTSTTEADDKPVPIAAFLEQAGVTGDPVFPEKLTDLTVSYPTPQGWAPYFNTNFAPGTRVIAKGETYPIAMLVVMKLTGDFDPEEAIKHGYVDAETSQNFKRLNASMDDFKGFPSAMIEGSYDLNGARMHSYNRIVIATGAPPAKQRYLVQFTVTGYAEKAVEEAPDIEKIIGGFNVAVPK; translated from the coding sequence GTGAGCCGCCGGGGCTTTGCGCTTCTCACCGGTGCGGTCGCGGTCGTCGCTGCAGCCGGCTGCGGCACGGAACCTCCCGACTACCAGTCGGTGTGGTCGACGTCGTCGGCGCCGACGTCCACCACCGAGGCGGACGACAAGCCGGTGCCGATCGCGGCGTTCCTGGAGCAGGCCGGCGTCACCGGCGATCCCGTTTTCCCCGAGAAGCTCACCGATCTGACGGTCTCGTATCCGACGCCACAGGGGTGGGCGCCGTACTTCAACACGAACTTCGCGCCCGGCACCAGGGTGATCGCCAAGGGCGAGACGTACCCGATCGCGATGCTCGTGGTGATGAAGCTGACCGGTGACTTCGATCCCGAAGAGGCCATCAAGCACGGGTACGTCGACGCCGAGACGTCGCAGAACTTCAAGCGGCTCAACGCCTCAATGGATGACTTCAAGGGTTTTCCGTCAGCGATGATCGAGGGCAGTTACGACCTGAACGGCGCCCGGATGCACAGCTACAACCGCATCGTGATCGCGACCGGCGCACCGCCCGCCAAGCAGCGCTATCTCGTCCAGTTCACGGTGACCGGGTATGCGGAAAAGGCCGTCGAAGAGGCCCCGGACATCGAAAAGATCATCGGCGGGTTCAACGTCGCGGTACCGAAGTAG
- a CDS encoding wax ester/triacylglycerol synthase family O-acyltransferase: MDLLDPLDAAMMTGEVIASPLHVAAVLILKPPDGAGPGYVDDLYRQARTTSVAADRRLRRYPHLGVDTGGLWSWREADAVDLDRHLTRRTLPAGSGRNELWQLVSRLHAERLDRSGPMWAFCLIDGLDDGRFAWYLKVHHTIMDGVAGLQMIIDSLSADPDRREMPPFHAASAGRAGISKPGGLPNPFAVLRSVLGAATSGVELSGRLVGGLSDLVHNLTDDAAVAPLTAPYTRLNDEVGHDRVVAAVTVSKARIRAVQALADVTGNDVLTAVVAGVLRGWLLDHGELPDRSLVAFCPITVRAREPENQDGGNAFGGWLCPLGTDLDDPAARLHLIHRSMTQGKGQVANRGGGVSMLLLSLGIAPTLMTPAMPRVSRLRTGYNLPISNVPGPHREMYWNGAHVEDIYPISTVYSGQALNVTVCSYADRACFGWVAGADAMPDIDTVTERTERSLAELEAAVGVSPATRRG, encoded by the coding sequence GTGGATTTGCTGGACCCGCTCGACGCGGCGATGATGACCGGAGAAGTCATCGCCAGCCCTTTGCACGTCGCGGCGGTCCTGATCCTGAAACCACCCGACGGCGCCGGGCCGGGATACGTCGACGACCTCTATCGGCAGGCGCGCACGACATCGGTGGCCGCGGACCGGCGGCTTCGCCGATATCCGCACCTCGGCGTCGACACCGGCGGGTTGTGGAGCTGGCGCGAAGCCGACGCCGTCGACCTCGACCGGCACCTGACGCGCCGGACCCTGCCCGCCGGTTCGGGCCGAAATGAACTGTGGCAGTTGGTGAGCCGACTACATGCCGAGCGCCTGGACCGGTCTGGCCCGATGTGGGCGTTCTGTCTGATCGACGGCCTCGACGACGGACGCTTCGCCTGGTACCTGAAAGTGCATCACACGATCATGGACGGTGTCGCGGGCCTTCAGATGATCATCGACAGCCTCAGCGCCGATCCGGACCGCCGAGAGATGCCCCCCTTCCATGCCGCCTCCGCCGGCCGGGCCGGAATATCCAAACCGGGCGGATTGCCCAACCCGTTCGCGGTGCTCCGGTCGGTACTCGGCGCCGCCACTTCGGGGGTCGAGTTGTCGGGACGACTCGTCGGCGGCCTGTCCGACCTGGTGCACAACCTGACCGACGACGCCGCCGTGGCGCCGCTGACCGCTCCCTACACGCGACTGAACGACGAGGTCGGCCACGACCGCGTCGTCGCGGCCGTCACCGTGTCCAAGGCGCGCATCAGGGCCGTACAGGCCCTCGCCGACGTGACCGGCAACGACGTCCTCACCGCCGTCGTGGCGGGGGTGCTGAGAGGCTGGCTACTGGACCACGGCGAACTGCCGGACCGCTCACTGGTGGCGTTCTGTCCGATCACCGTACGGGCACGCGAACCGGAAAACCAGGACGGCGGTAACGCGTTCGGGGGATGGCTGTGTCCGTTGGGCACCGATCTGGACGATCCCGCCGCCCGACTGCACCTCATCCACCGGTCGATGACGCAGGGCAAGGGTCAGGTCGCGAACAGGGGCGGGGGCGTCTCCATGCTCCTGCTGTCGCTCGGCATCGCACCTACACTGATGACGCCGGCGATGCCGCGGGTGTCGCGGCTGCGCACCGGATACAACCTGCCGATATCGAATGTCCCGGGACCGCACCGCGAGATGTACTGGAACGGCGCACATGTCGAAGACATCTACCCCATCTCGACGGTGTATAGCGGGCAGGCACTCAATGTCACGGTGTGCTCCTACGCGGACCGCGCCTGCTTCGGTTGGGTGGCCGGCGCCGATGCGATGCCAGATATCGACACGGTTACCGAACGCACCGAGCGGTCGTTGGCCGAACTCGAGGCGGCGGTGGGTGTTTCGCCGGCTACCCGGAGAGGGTGA
- a CDS encoding 50S ribosomal protein L25/general stress protein Ctc — MAKNAPNNLTAEVRTETGKGASRRARRNGKVPAVLYGHGSDPQHLELDGHDFAAVLRNSGTNAVLTLDIGGKEQLALTKALDIHPIRRTITHADLLVVRRGEKVVVEVNVVIEGDAEPGTLVTQETNTIEVEADVQSIPENIAVSVEGVEAGTQFTAGALALPSGVTLVTDPEALVVNVVVAPTAEELEAEGAGAAEEEAVEAAEPAAEEAEAAEAAPAEESE, encoded by the coding sequence ATGGCGAAGAACGCCCCCAACAACCTGACCGCCGAGGTCCGCACCGAGACCGGCAAGGGCGCATCGCGCCGGGCCCGCCGCAACGGCAAGGTGCCCGCGGTCCTCTACGGCCACGGCAGCGACCCGCAGCACCTCGAACTCGACGGTCATGACTTCGCCGCCGTGCTTCGGAACTCGGGCACCAACGCGGTGCTCACGCTCGACATCGGCGGCAAGGAACAGCTCGCGCTGACCAAGGCGCTCGACATCCACCCGATCCGTCGCACCATCACGCACGCCGACCTGCTGGTCGTCCGCCGGGGCGAGAAGGTGGTCGTCGAGGTCAACGTCGTCATCGAGGGTGATGCCGAACCCGGCACCCTGGTGACGCAGGAGACCAACACGATCGAGGTCGAAGCCGACGTGCAGTCGATCCCCGAGAACATCGCCGTCTCCGTCGAAGGCGTCGAGGCCGGCACGCAGTTCACGGCCGGCGCACTTGCGCTGCCGTCGGGGGTCACGTTGGTGACCGACCCGGAGGCGCTGGTGGTCAACGTCGTCGTCGCGCCGACGGCCGAGGAACTCGAGGCCGAGGGCGCGGGTGCAGCCGAGGAGGAGGCCGTCGAAGCGGCCGAACCCGCCGCCGAGGAAGCCGAAGCGGCCGAAGCGGCACCCGCCGAAGAGTCCGAGTAA
- a CDS encoding metal-dependent hydrolase, whose amino-acid sequence MTDLVVRKIGWEFDATVPFLWQPTNPNFGLFCNAFTFIAVPFERYIVSAVRMAADRLAEKPDVAAEADRFLKQEAQHAAAHRRHMLALIERYPDLGQCYAAACAAYDELLEQEPVEFHLAYIANLEATFTPLFKVILDHRDSLFGGGDARVASLMMWHFVEEIEHRSSGLILCNHVNRRPWSRVKHVRRTFGHVAAIADAIAAAFDDVVPIEDRGVSTRALLSGDFLTGELRHRIPVRRRPRGPGRAPTIFQPVPTADLVKMVWRLALSQTPYHDPADQPLPDWAQTWMRAYDRGADMTTFARSSGTTEGDIDC is encoded by the coding sequence GTGACCGACCTCGTCGTCCGCAAGATCGGATGGGAGTTCGACGCGACGGTGCCGTTCCTGTGGCAACCAACCAACCCGAACTTCGGGCTGTTCTGCAATGCGTTCACGTTCATCGCAGTGCCCTTCGAGCGCTACATCGTCAGCGCGGTGCGCATGGCCGCCGACCGGTTGGCCGAAAAGCCCGATGTCGCAGCCGAAGCCGACAGATTTCTCAAGCAGGAGGCACAGCACGCCGCAGCCCACCGCAGGCACATGCTCGCGCTGATCGAGCGCTATCCCGATCTCGGGCAGTGCTATGCGGCTGCCTGCGCAGCCTACGACGAGTTGCTCGAGCAAGAGCCGGTCGAGTTCCACCTCGCCTACATCGCCAACCTCGAAGCGACGTTCACGCCGCTGTTCAAAGTGATTCTCGATCACCGTGATTCGCTGTTCGGCGGGGGAGATGCGCGCGTCGCCTCGCTGATGATGTGGCATTTCGTGGAGGAGATCGAGCATCGCAGTTCGGGCTTGATCCTGTGCAACCACGTCAACCGCCGCCCGTGGTCCCGAGTCAAGCATGTCAGGCGGACCTTCGGCCACGTCGCCGCGATAGCCGACGCGATAGCGGCCGCGTTCGACGACGTCGTGCCGATCGAGGACCGGGGCGTGTCCACCCGCGCGCTGCTGTCCGGCGACTTCCTGACGGGCGAGCTCAGACACCGCATCCCGGTTCGCCGCCGCCCGCGCGGCCCCGGTCGGGCTCCGACGATCTTCCAACCGGTGCCGACCGCCGATCTGGTGAAAATGGTCTGGCGGCTGGCACTTTCGCAGACGCCGTATCACGATCCCGCCGATCAGCCGCTGCCCGACTGGGCGCAGACCTGGATGCGAGCCTACGACCGCGGCGCCGACATGACGACGTTCGCCCGGTCGTCGGGCACCACGGAAGGTGACATCGATTGCTGA
- a CDS encoding alpha/beta hydrolase family protein: MAAPDHDDTDDRRPSPPLFTPSGGGLGNVFGPLERTGRFYAEAWRDYFERTDSDIPVARPTLSLATHAFRDEIVLLGLRARRPLSDPDTFSRITREAAAAVDFYQQMGWLDDPTLFFAPPPALADIAIHRVKSRRHSHQRMVFDSGYVPDPREPGAERWLSYTSNRRCYALMLRHREPAPWLVCVHGAEMGRAALDLTLFRAQWLHRELGLNVVLPVLPMHGPRARGLPKGAVFPGEDILDDVHAAAQAVWDVRRLLSWIRSQEPDAPIGLNGISLGGYVSSLVASLEEGLTCAVLGVPVVDLVELLGRHAGFRRDDPRRDTIELAEPLGRMTSPLSLTPRVPMRGRFVYAGLADRLVHPREQVVRLWEHWGRPEIVWYRGGHTGFFEARPVQRFIEAALVQSGLVKRVSAQVE, from the coding sequence ATGGCGGCACCCGACCACGACGACACCGACGACAGACGCCCCAGTCCCCCGCTGTTCACACCGTCCGGTGGCGGGCTGGGAAACGTGTTCGGTCCCCTCGAGCGCACCGGTCGGTTCTACGCCGAAGCCTGGCGCGACTACTTCGAACGGACCGACAGCGACATCCCCGTCGCGCGGCCCACGCTGTCGCTGGCGACCCATGCGTTCCGTGATGAGATCGTCCTGCTCGGTCTGCGGGCGCGCCGACCACTGAGCGACCCGGACACGTTCTCGCGCATCACTCGTGAGGCGGCCGCCGCGGTCGACTTCTACCAGCAGATGGGCTGGCTCGACGACCCGACGCTATTCTTCGCGCCGCCGCCTGCGCTGGCCGACATCGCGATCCATCGGGTGAAGTCCCGCAGGCACTCTCACCAACGCATGGTGTTCGACAGCGGCTACGTACCCGATCCCAGGGAGCCGGGCGCCGAGCGCTGGCTGAGCTATACCAGCAACCGGCGATGCTATGCGTTGATGCTGCGCCACCGCGAGCCGGCACCCTGGCTGGTGTGTGTGCACGGCGCCGAGATGGGCCGTGCCGCACTCGATCTCACCCTCTTCCGCGCGCAGTGGCTGCACCGCGAACTTGGGCTGAACGTCGTGCTGCCGGTACTGCCGATGCACGGTCCTCGTGCGCGGGGTCTGCCGAAGGGGGCCGTGTTCCCCGGTGAGGACATCCTCGACGACGTGCACGCGGCGGCGCAGGCAGTGTGGGACGTCCGCCGCCTGTTGTCGTGGATCCGCAGCCAGGAGCCGGACGCGCCGATCGGCCTGAACGGCATCTCGCTCGGCGGCTACGTCTCATCGCTGGTGGCCAGCCTGGAAGAGGGACTGACCTGCGCGGTGCTTGGTGTCCCCGTCGTCGACCTCGTCGAACTGCTGGGCCGTCACGCCGGGTTCCGGCGCGATGATCCGCGCCGCGACACCATCGAACTGGCCGAACCGCTCGGCAGGATGACCTCGCCGCTCAGCCTGACTCCTCGCGTGCCGATGCGGGGCCGGTTCGTCTACGCGGGCCTCGCCGACCGGTTGGTGCACCCCCGGGAACAGGTGGTGCGGCTCTGGGAGCACTGGGGCCGGCCCGAAATCGTCTGGTACCGCGGTGGCCACACCGGGTTCTTCGAGGCGCGGCCGGTGCAGCGGTTCATCGAAGCCGCGCTCGTCCAGTCGGGTCTGGTGAAGCGGGTATCCGCTCAGGTGGAGTGA